In the genome of Paramisgurnus dabryanus chromosome 16, PD_genome_1.1, whole genome shotgun sequence, the window TTGAAGTGTTGATATTAAAAAAGATCACTATTTTTATCCTTCTTTTTTTATGCGCAAAGTTCAAAAACACATGCAAGGGTGAGTGGTtaaagctatttcatgcattctgaatGGACTTCACCAGGGTTCATAGTGTTAAGTTTCATGAAAGATTCATATGCaacaatcttgctttatttcttttatgggcaatttcagtgcaggaagtacagtggaagtccttatatgggcaatATAATCAGAATAGTGCACgcacacaccaaccaagagctgacaTGAAATCGGTGTCACCAaagaagtgtgttgttgttgtgagggaaatttaagcttgttcagcttcccaaagaacccagtgttatgaaaacaatggatatagtttgtttatctgggtagcagcagagttgtgcgtatgtgtttgtttaacactgAATTTTGTTGAAATGCGGTGGTTCCAACCAGGTCATGAGTCACAGActgtaagtaaaactgcatcaaatgtctgcgTTTTGTTGCCAATCGGCACATTAGTGCATGTAATgcaaatgacacgaacatgtagtaattcataagttatccagagttataccatgggtctgttgaatgctgtattctgattggctgagaaatgttccgtgggtatgcattcattactgataaccgcacacctaacttgtcaaatgtcttaaaaataggcaccagagcaatgtttgtggtaaccgtggtataagaggaataattgattccggtcctttgaattataagaaaataatgcacacccgcggtgtaatgGCACTCCGTGTCGTGccacattgcaccttgggtgtgcattattttcttataattcaatggcccgtcgtcaattattccttacatagtgggataatgttttgtgtgcgTTGCCTGCTTGTGAATCACTCCGTCTGCGGTACCTCTCGTGGGGGTTGGGTTTATTCGGAAATAATTTGCACatctgatctgtcttttataaaactaaagactctttggatatataatgtatgtaatactactctataggtactcaagattaacatcagataagcagaaacagtgtgtgttatgtAAACCAGCTTATTGTTGCATCATCATAGCATTTTCACTAAATATGGATTGGATCCATTTAACATTTAATAGGCCAACCTAAATGACATACAACTATATCTTgtacagtttttatttatttattttagcaagtatttaaagtgatagttcacccaaaaatataattttgtattaattttacTACTCTCAAGTTGTTCCAAGCCTATATAAATTTCTGTGTTCTGCTGAACatgaagatttaaaaaaaaaaatttttgtagTAACCAAACGcgtctggggcaccattgacttccagaGTGTCATTTTATTGAACTCAATGGTGTCCCGGATCTGCTACAAAAATGTTccaaaaattaaagtttgtgttcagcagaacaaagcaATGTATACAGGTCTTGGAACAACatcagggtgagtaaatgattttcatttataagtaaactatccctttaattattAAAAGGAAAGTTGGATTATGCAACAGCAATTATAAACTTTGTTCCTCAAACAATTAATAAACTGTCGGTTTATTATATCTGTCTTTTTTTGCTTTTGACCTACTGCTAGTTTTAATACGAATCGCTTATTCaccatctctctctttctttcccaGATCTGAAGAAAGATGATATTCATGCCGTAGAAATAGTGGGAGGAGCCTCAAGAATGCCAGCAGTCAAAGAGAGAATCAGCAAATTCTTTGGAAAGGAAACAAGCACAACGCTGAATGCAGATGAGGCCGTGGCCAGAGGATGTGCCCTTCAGGTCAACCCATATTCTGCTTACACTTCCTGTGCCCCATGagttaatgttaacagtttatgtgttcctgtagctcaggtcgtgggttcgaaccccatggaatacatacaaataaaaaatgtaatgcactgtagatcactttggataaatgtaattgtttaaaaagACTCATACGGGacttatatgtattttttttttgtattgattAGCTCTGTTTTTACTTCCACAGTGCGCTATTCTCTCCCCGTCTTTTAAAGTCAGAGAGTTTTCCATAACAGATGTGGTTCCTTTTCCAGTCTCTGTGAAATGGAATTCTGCAGCTGAAGATGGAGTCAGGTACAAAGAGCTTTACTATGTAAAGGGTTTAGATTTCGGCAGTCTCAACACTCAAatgtttttcaaatttttttattgtttattttagtgaCTGTGAGGTATTCCCAAAAAACCATGCAGCACCTTTCTCCaaagtgttaactttttacCGGAGAGAGCCTTTCTCCTTGGATGCTTACTACAATAGTCCTAAAGATCTCCCTTATCCAGATCCCACAATAGGTACACAAACACTccaaaaacagtttttgtgGCTGCTAATATTTGCAtaacctgtaaatgtaaatattatatGCATTTGTCAGGCCAGTTTGTTATCCAGAAGGTGGTGCCACAGGCCACAGGTGAGAGTTCAAAGGTAAAAGTGAAGGTGCGAGTAAATATCCATGGGATCTTCAGCGTGTCGAGTGCCTCACTAGTTGAGGTCCAGAAGTCTGAAGAGGAAGAGGAGACCATGGACACTGAGCAGACCTCAGAAAAAGAAAACGAGGTACGGTTGTGTCTCATTCAGATACATGCAATGCCGTCGTGTCTCAGCAATATTATATTTTCATGTTTAGCAAATTTTGATTCATTGTCAGAGTAAAATGCAGGTTGATCAAGAGGAACAGAAGTCACCAAGTGATGAACAGGAAGCTGGAGAGAAAAAAGCTGGAGCAGAGGAAATGGAGGTAAATAAGATCTTTCTATagcagcagacacttatttaTACTCCTAAAGTAGGCAGTCATACATGTAACCTCTCTGCGTTTCATTTGTAGACGTCTACTGAGGAAGGCAAACAGGAAAAGAAATCGGATCAGCCTCCACAGGCCAAGAAACCCAAAGTGAAAACAAAGGTCTTGGATCTACCCATTGAAAACAATCCACAGTGGCAGTTAGCCATTGACATGCTGAATCTGTTTGTGGAGAGTGAGGTAGGGTTTATGTCCAGCTAACATCTGGATTAAGGCCAAAGCGGTTTCAACGTTGTGCTTAAAgctgctgtaaaaaaaaatttttttcaggGTAAAATGATCATGCAGGACAAGCTTGAGAAGGAACGTAATGATTCCAAGAACTACGTGGAGGAGTACGTTTATGAGATGAGAGACAAACTACATGGGATATTCGAAAAGTTTGTCAGTGAGAGTGTAAGAAACAAACCATAACGTGGAATTTAAATGCATgctattttaaaaatgtgattTACAGCCCAAGAAAGTATTGACTTAAGTTTACATCGCAGTACATCTGTTTTCTTCTACATCCGCTCTTGCAGGATAGAGATGCTCTTTCATTGAAACTAGAGGACACTGAGGTCTGGCTGTATGAAGAGGGTGAGGATCAAACTAAACAAGTGTACATCGACAAACTTACTGAACTAAAGGTAACAAATCTTAAGCCCGATTTATGATGTAGATTGATTTAAATAGACGTGTAGCCTggttttacataattttttttgcaaaacttgagcgttattttttttaaatgtaaaaaaacttcCAAAATGGCCCCATTTccattaaaggtgcattgtgtttTGTTGTCTTGTGCTTGTAGGTCACTATGCAATATTTAAAGCGATAGTTCGGCcaataatgatattaaacccatgatttactcacccccaagctgtccaagttgcatatgtccatcgtttttcagacaaacacattttcgaatattttagaaaatgttttagatctttcagttgattaaatgtaatgttatggggtccacgaccttcaagtccaaaaaagtgcatccatccttcacaaaataaatccaaacggctccattatgataaacaaaggtcttctgagggtaatccgcgcagtgttgttgtagaaatatccatatttaaaactttattaacgaaaataactaccttccggtagcgccatcatcttagtcacgtccgcattcaggatgagagcttatgcagcctacggaggctactctgctgctgctctgtgcccccgccctccgaatttgtcatacgtcactaagaaaagtgggtacactacgctaatactctctcctgaatacagaggagtctaagatggcggcgctaccggaaggtatttattttcattaataaagtttaaatatggatatttctacaacaacagacctttgtttatcatcctggagccgtttggatttaatttaattaaaggaggatgcacttttttggacttgaaggtcgtggaccccgtaacattacatttaatcaactgaaagttctaaaacattttctaaaatatccgaaaatgtgtttgtctaaaaaacgatggacatatgcaactcaggggtgagcttgggggtgagtaaattatgggtttaatatcgtttttggccaaACTACCCCTTTAAAGAATATTCATGCACGTCATGTTactgtaaatgcaaaaaaatatgtttacattgcAGTTTTGCGATATGTTCATTTTTCGATTGTCTGAAAAACCACCTTACCCGAtcataaaaactgtttttgcgaTATATGAAAGTTTTTGCGGAATTGAAAATGCCAATTTGTACAGTTTGAAAGAAAATGGAAAGAAATGCATATAATGACACATAAAATACTCTTTAGACTTATCAAAATAATAAGAACATTCTTACAGAAACTCGGTCAACCCATTCAAGACCGATACAGAGAATATGAAGAGAGACCCAAAGCTTTTGAAGATCTGGGCAGACAGTTGCAGCATTACATGAAGATTGTAGAGGCCTACAAAACCAAGGTGAGACTATCGCTGTAGTTACGCATTAACAATTCTTGCACAATCATCGGGTTCACACATTTTGAATGGTAATATACAGGAGGAGCAgtatgaccatttggatgaggCTGAAATTCAGAAGGTGGACAAGATGGTGAATGATGTCATGATCTGGATGAACAGTCAAATGAACCAGCAGAGCAAACAGAGTCTCGCAGTAGATCCTGTGGTGAAGGTGTCAGAGATACAGGCTAAAACGCGGGTAAGTACATATATCGTGTATTCTATAGATCTGTGCTACTTGAAATAATGTTGAACATCCCTTAACCCGAaaccattaatatgtttttcaCAGGAGCTGTTCTCTTCCTGCAATCCTATTGTGACCAAACCCAAGCCCAAAGTGGACCTGCCAAAAGATGAGAACCCAGCAGAGCCAAACGGTCCAGTTGATGGCGAGGCAAACGCTGAGGCTCAGCCCAGTGGTACAGAACAAGCTGCAACAGACAGTGCAGAAACTACAGAAGCCAAGCCTGAGATGGACCTTGATTAAATGCGCTGTGTAATGTTATGTTAACATTACACGTTATGTTAATGTTAACTGTTATGTTTCCAGTGGCTGCTAAACCCATAATCACCGTCCTAACAGCAGGGCAACTGGTGAGATCGGCGAGAGAATCAGTGGttacatttgcatgttttttatattacgAAAATCAAAACTCATAATGCTGTAAGCCCTCTGAGAACAGTTCTGTTCTAGTAATATGCCGTTTGGTTGTTTCAATAAATATGGACTGGAGCATGTGCGTTTATGTTGTGTATAGAATGTATTTTTACAAATTCATCTTCTAAGTACTCAGGTGGTAGGCCTACCCATCCAAGTGTTTTTAATGTGGTACTCCAAGCCCTAACCCttaccaagcagatctggggcacctttgactaccatagtattcttttttcctactatggaagtcaatggtgccccaggtctgattggttacaaacatttttcagaATATTTTAACTCCTTAAGTGGCGCAAATACCCTTTGAGTGTGGGTGGTGAAAATGTGATATACACCTTCAAATgaatataactctggcattttttggtctagaagcctaatattggtcttgttttaaagaagacactttggGGGTTTTCACAGATATGTGGTTGAAAATACAGcaggtgaaaatattaaataaattaattgtcatatcagtttacatttattttaataataaaaataacattatttattttaaaataataataataataataataattttaaataataaaactataaaatgaaaatattttacaaaagtTATAATGCAACCATGAAGCCATAAGTCTCAAGTAGTTCTGATCCAAATTTAATGTTTAAATCACCAAAAAAATAAGGTTTGTgacacacttttagtggttttaccaaacggccactaggtgtcaacgatttcctgcatactcttgtcacacattaataaattactgtcactgcattattattactgcaaaaaagttttgaaatatgaaaactacattcttagagctttccaacatatagtttgtcaacatttttgaagatttatacTAGGATATAGTgttatgaatgtataataataaatatgcattcctatggggggTCCACCTGTGGCCGtgtgacattttagaa includes:
- the hspa4b gene encoding heat shock 70 kDa protein 4b isoform X1 is translated as MSVVGFDLGFLNCYVAVARAGGIETVANEYSDRCTPACVSFGPRNRSIGAAAKSQMVTNCKNTVHGFKRFHGRAFSDPFIQNVKSKLVYDLAQMPTGTTGIKVMYMEEEKVFSIEQVTAMLLTKLKETAENALKKPVADCVISVPCFFTDAERRSVIDAAQIAGLNCLRLMNETTAVALAYGIYKQDLPAPEEKPRNVVFVDLGHSSYQVSVCAFNKGKLKMLAKAFDPEIGGKDFDERLVQHFCDEFAVKYKLDVKSKPRALVRLYQECEKLKKLMSANSSDLPLNIECFMNDIDVSSKYSRAQFEDMCADILARVELPLRSLMEQAHLKKDDIHAVEIVGGASRMPAVKERISKFFGKETSTTLNADEAVARGCALQCAILSPSFKVREFSITDVVPFPVSVKWNSAAEDGVSDCEVFPKNHAAPFSKVLTFYRREPFSLDAYYNSPKDLPYPDPTIGQFVIQKVVPQATGESSKVKVKVRVNIHGIFSVSSASLVEVQKSEEEEETMDTEQTSEKENESKMQVDQEEQKSPSDEQEAGEKKAGAEEMETSTEEGKQEKKSDQPPQAKKPKVKTKVLDLPIENNPQWQLAIDMLNLFVESEGKMIMQDKLEKERNDSKNYVEEYVYEMRDKLHGIFEKFVSESDRDALSLKLEDTEVWLYEEGEDQTKQVYIDKLTELKKLGQPIQDRYREYEERPKAFEDLGRQLQHYMKIVEAYKTKEEQYDHLDEAEIQKVDKMVNDVMIWMNSQMNQQSKQSLAVDPVVKVSEIQAKTRELFSSCNPIVTKPKPKVDLPKDENPAEPNGPVDGEANAEAQPSGTEQAATDSAETTEAKPEMDLD
- the hspa4b gene encoding heat shock 70 kDa protein 4b isoform X2; translation: MSVVGFDLGFLNCYVAVARAGGIETVANEYSDRCTPACVSFGPRNRSIGAAAKSQMVTNCKNTVHGFKRFHGRAFSDPFIQNVKSKLVYDLAQMPTGTTGIKVMYMEEEKVFSIEQVTAMLLTKLKETAENALKKPVADCVISVPCFFTDAERRSVIDAAQIAGLNCLRLMNETTAVALAYGIYKQDLPAPEEKPRNVVFVDLGHSSYQVSVCAFNKGKLKMLAKAFDPEIGGKDFDERLVQHFCDEFAVKYKLDVKSKPRALVRLYQECEKLKKLMSANSSDLPLNIECFMNDIDVSSKYSRAQFEDMCADILARVELPLRSLMEQAHLKKDDIHAVEIVGGASRMPAVKERISKFFGKETSTTLNADEAVARGCALQCAILSPSFKVREFSITDVVPFPVSVKWNSAAEDGVSDCEVFPKNHAAPFSKVLTFYRREPFSLDAYYNSPKDLPYPDPTIGQFVIQKVVPQATGESSKVKVKVRVNIHGIFSVSSASLVEVQKSEEEEETMDTEQTSEKENEVDQEEQKSPSDEQEAGEKKAGAEEMETSTEEGKQEKKSDQPPQAKKPKVKTKVLDLPIENNPQWQLAIDMLNLFVESEGKMIMQDKLEKERNDSKNYVEEYVYEMRDKLHGIFEKFVSESDRDALSLKLEDTEVWLYEEGEDQTKQVYIDKLTELKKLGQPIQDRYREYEERPKAFEDLGRQLQHYMKIVEAYKTKEEQYDHLDEAEIQKVDKMVNDVMIWMNSQMNQQSKQSLAVDPVVKVSEIQAKTRELFSSCNPIVTKPKPKVDLPKDENPAEPNGPVDGEANAEAQPSGTEQAATDSAETTEAKPEMDLD